The DNA sequence AAGGATTAAGCAAAAACGTTTTTTTCAAAAAAGAAGACGGCTCTGTATGGATTGATCTGACTGCCGATGGCTTGGATGAAAAGTTGGTGTTACGTGGAGATGGCACTTCCGTGTATATTACCCAGGATCTGGGCACAGCGCAATTGAAATACGACGAATTTGGTATGGAAGAGTCCATTTACGTGGTGGGCAATGAGCAAGATTACCATTTCAAAGTATTGTTCCTAATTCTAAAGAAATTGGGTAAAGCGTGGGCAGATGGTCTTTTCCACCTGTCTTACGGCATGGTAGACCTACCGTCGGGTAAGATGAAATCTAGGGAAGGAACTGTCGTAGATGCCGATGATTTGATGGCAGAAATGGTCGAAACGGCGCAATCGCGTACGGAAGAATTGGGTAAGACAGAAGGATTTTCGGAGGAAGATAAGCAGGAGCTATACCGAACTATCGGAATGGGCGCTTTGAAATATTTCTTATTGAAGGTAGATCCCAAAAAACGCCTGTTGTTTGATCCGAACGAGTCTGTAGATTTTCAGGGACATACCGGTCCTTTTATACAATATACCTATGCAAGGATCAACTCCATTTTGCGCAAAGGGGAGTATTCGGCAGGTGCCAAATTATACGATATCGCTACGATTAGTCTGTTTGAGCGGGATCTGATACAGGCATTGGGCAATTATCCCTCGGTGATAGCAATAGCAGCGCAGGAATTTAGTCCCGCGCACGTGGCTAACTACACCTACGAATTGGCGAAATTGTACAATAAATTCTATCATGAAGTTAGCGTATTGAAAACAGAAGATGTTGCAGTAAAGGGTTTTCGTTTGCGTTTATCTGCGGCTACAGCCGATACGATTGCGCGTAGCATGCAGTTATTAGGTATTCAGGTTCCAGAACGCATGTAACTACAATTAGATGTATAAAGTTGGTTTAATAGGTTTTTCAATAGGTGGTCAGGTTTTTCATGCACCTTTTATCGCAGGACATCCCGAACTGCAACTCTATAAAGTTACCGCGCGTAAAAAGGAGCATCAAGAGCTGCTGAGAGCGCGGTATCCGCAAGCTATCGCTGTGGGATCCGCGATAGACATCTTTGACGATCCAGAAATTGATATTGTGGTTATTGCCACTTCTAATGATGTGCATTATGATTTTGCAAAGGCAGCTTTGCTTGCCGGCAAACACGTCGTGGTGGAGAAACCATTTACCAACACCACAGAACAGGCTGATGAGTTGATCTCTATAGCTGCGCAAAAGAATCTGTTGCTCACAGTTCATCACAATGCGCGGTTCCATTCTGACTACAAAACTGTTCGTAAGCTCGTGGAAGAACATGCTGTAGGTCGGCTAACGAATTATGAAGCGCGATACGATCGCTTTCGTAATTACCTTCGTGAAGGTGCGTGGCGCGAACAAAATCTGCCGGGATCTGGCATTCATTATGATCTGGGCGCACATCTTATCGATCAAGCTTTGCAACTTTTTGGTGCGCCGACCTCGGTTTTTGCGGACCTTCGCGTACAACGGGATGGAGCAGAGGCGGTAGACGATTTTGAGATTATTCTTTCTTATCCCGCATTAAAAGTATCCCTCAAGGGTCAGATGTTGGCCAAGTTGCCCACGCCTCGCTATGCACTTTACGGAACCGCAGGTTGCTTTATAAAGCCCGGAACAGATCCGCAAGAAGAGATGCTCCGAAGTGGAAGTTTACCACATTTGCATGCCGATTGGGGAGTAGAGCAAGAGAGCACTTACGGTACGTTGGCGGTCGAAGATCCCGTAAAAGGGGATAACATCCGAAAAATTAGGAGTGAACGGGGATCTGGACAAGATTTTTATGCCAATGTAGTCGATGTGCTGCAAGGTAAAGGTGTATTGATCGTTCGGCCCGAACAAGCGAGAGATGTGATCCGCATATTAGCGCTTTGCGAGCAATCCTGGAATGAAAAATCAGTCATCTCTCTAGCTGGAGAACTCATTGCGTATGATGGAATTTGATGCCGTAATTATTGGTGCTGGCGCTTGCGGTTTAATGTGTGCAGCGCAAGCCGGACTATTGGGCAAGCGCGTCTTGGTCGTGGAGCGTAATAGCAAGCCGGGAGCAAAGATTCTGATCTCGGGTGGAGGGCGTTGCAATTACACCAACCTGCATACGTCGATCGATAATTTCGTGACCGAAAATTCGGACTTCCTTCACTCCGCTTTTAATCAATGGACGGTAGACGACACTATTTCGTTCTTCGAAGGATACGGATCCATTCAGGGAGCAGAGAAAACGTTAGGTCAATTATTCCCAACCTCCAATAAAGCTAAAGATATTGTGGATGTTTTTCTTCGACTAATGAATCAGACAAAGCAAGTGCTTTGGTTAGATAGTTTAGTAAAGGGAGTGAAGCAGGTTTCGCCCGGTTTTGAGATTACGATAGAACGACAAGGCGCTGTGCAACAAATTACCACGAAGAAGGTCGTGATGGCTTCTGGTGGCTTGCCCGTACAGAAGCTAGGTGCGTCTGATTTTGCACTACGTGTGGCACGCGATCTTGGACATCGGATCGTGCGGACAGCTCCTGCGCTGGTACCGCTGACGATTACGGGTAAAGATGCAGCCTGGTACGCGGCCTTATCGGGCAACTCTCTATTTGCCCGGGTATGGAATGAGCGTATCTCTTTTGAAGAAAATATTCTATTTACCCATTGGGGATTGAGCGGACCGGCTATTTTGCAGATATCGACCTACTGGCAAGCGGGCGAAACATTTTCGATCGATCTGCTACCTAGGCATCGCTTAGATCAGCTCATCAAAGAAGAGCGTCAACAAGGCGGTAAACGCACTGTTGCACAACTCTTACAAGATCATTTTTCCAAAAAGCTAGTGGAGGCCATGGGAGAGATGTTGCCGCTAACGCTGAAGATTGCTTCCTTGAGCAAAGCAGATGCACAACGTATTTTTGATATCATTCATCGCTTTCCCGTGAAGCCGGCTGGTGACAAAGGGTATGATAAAGCAGAAGTGATGTCTGGAGGTGTGGCTACCGACGAAATCAATGCCAAGACAATGGAATCCAACTTGGTAAAAGGACTTTATTTCGGTGGCGAAGCGGTGGATATTACCGGTTGGCTCGGTGGCTACAATTTTCAGTGGGCCTGGGCATCTGGCTACGCCATTGCCCAAGCGATCTAAGTTTCCTAATTCCTGATAAATATCAGAAAGTACATGGTGGACAGATGCTATCATTTTAATCAAGCAGGCTGAAGCCAACTCACTTTTTAATTCATATTCGACAAACCTTTACGGGAAGAATCGAACTTTAATAATATGAAAAGTAAAATGGTGAAAGACCATAGGGAAGATCCACCATAGCTGATAAAGGGTAAAGGGATACCAATAACGGGCACGATACCGATCGTCATTCCGATGTTAATAAAGAAGTGGAAGAAGATGATGGATACGACACCGTATCCATAAATACGACCAAAGGCCGATCGCTGTCGTTCCGCAATATTGATGAGACGCATCAATAAGGCCAAATACACGCTGATGAGCACAACGCAGCCTACAAATCCCCATTCTTCACCAACTGTACAAAAGATAAAATCGGTACTTTGTTCTGGTACGAAATTGTACTTTGTTTGTGTGCCCTGTAGATAACCCTTTCCAAATAACTGGCCAGAGCCGATGGCAATCTTCGATTGGTTCAAGTTATAACCTTGCCCGCGGGGGTCATCAATTTTCCCTAAAATAATGTCGATCCGGTTTCGCTGGTGCGTCTGTAAGATATGATCGTAAGCGAAATCTACACACAGAATATAGACCGAAGAGGAGAGAAATAGTATCGCGATATTGATCAGGTTTTTTCGCTTCCTGCGTAGCAGATACATAAATAGTCCTGCTGTAGCCGCCAATACACCAATTAACAGCCATTGATTGAAGAGTAGTGCTAATAGAAATAAAACGATAGCCAAGCCACCGATTACTAAAACCTGTGTACCTACATAACCTTCCCGATAGAATACGAAAATGAGTGCAAAAAAGGCTAATGCCGACCCAGTATCGGGTTGCAACATGACCAGCATTACAGGAAAAAGAACGATCACCGCTCCAAAAAACAAAGTTTTAAGGTTTGGATTTTTAGTAATCTGGTTACTGAGATAAAAGGCTAAAAGGAGGCAGGTCGCCAGCTTACCAAATTCTGAGGGCTGTAGCCGGAAGCTTCCTAAAGGAATCCAGGCCTGATTACCCCCCACATTTCGACCGACGATTAAAACGGCAATGAGCAGTAAGC is a window from the Sphingobacterium sp. lm-10 genome containing:
- a CDS encoding aminoacetone oxidase family FAD-binding enzyme produces the protein MEFDAVIIGAGACGLMCAAQAGLLGKRVLVVERNSKPGAKILISGGGRCNYTNLHTSIDNFVTENSDFLHSAFNQWTVDDTISFFEGYGSIQGAEKTLGQLFPTSNKAKDIVDVFLRLMNQTKQVLWLDSLVKGVKQVSPGFEITIERQGAVQQITTKKVVMASGGLPVQKLGASDFALRVARDLGHRIVRTAPALVPLTITGKDAAWYAALSGNSLFARVWNERISFEENILFTHWGLSGPAILQISTYWQAGETFSIDLLPRHRLDQLIKEERQQGGKRTVAQLLQDHFSKKLVEAMGEMLPLTLKIASLSKADAQRIFDIIHRFPVKPAGDKGYDKAEVMSGGVATDEINAKTMESNLVKGLYFGGEAVDITGWLGGYNFQWAWASGYAIAQAI
- the rodA gene encoding rod shape-determining protein RodA — its product is MNSLQKKSFLGQVDWWTVCLWFMLCLIGWFNIHAAVYDPDQASLFNLNTNYGKQSIFIGTALIIGFSILIIDANFFISSAPFVYFIVSLLLIAVLIVGRNVGGNQAWIPLGSFRLQPSEFGKLATCLLLAFYLSNQITKNPNLKTLFFGAVIVLFPVMLVMLQPDTGSALAFFALIFVFYREGYVGTQVLVIGGLAIVLFLLALLFNQWLLIGVLAATAGLFMYLLRRKRKNLINIAILFLSSSVYILCVDFAYDHILQTHQRNRIDIILGKIDDPRGQGYNLNQSKIAIGSGQLFGKGYLQGTQTKYNFVPEQSTDFIFCTVGEEWGFVGCVVLISVYLALLMRLINIAERQRSAFGRIYGYGVVSIIFFHFFINIGMTIGIVPVIGIPLPFISYGGSSLWSFTILLFILLKFDSSRKGLSNMN
- the argS gene encoding arginine--tRNA ligase — its product is MADSSIQQLLIEETVKAVKTCYQADIAASQISLQETRKEFEGQFTIVVFPVTRFSKKSPEQTGQEIGELLQDAIEEVVSFNVIKGFLNIVLSDDYWINLLNNTISTPEFGVFQPTGKRIMVEYSSPNTNKPLHLGHIRNNLLGFSVAEIWKAYGYDVIKSNLINDRGIHICKSMLAWQKFGNGETPETAGLKGDHLVGKYYVAFDKAYKSEIEGLKAEGQSEEEAKRNAPLIKEAQHMLQQWEAGDADVIQLWKTMNEWVYAGFAVTYNSLGVAFDKFYYESDTYLLGKDIIQEGLSKNVFFKKEDGSVWIDLTADGLDEKLVLRGDGTSVYITQDLGTAQLKYDEFGMEESIYVVGNEQDYHFKVLFLILKKLGKAWADGLFHLSYGMVDLPSGKMKSREGTVVDADDLMAEMVETAQSRTEELGKTEGFSEEDKQELYRTIGMGALKYFLLKVDPKKRLLFDPNESVDFQGHTGPFIQYTYARINSILRKGEYSAGAKLYDIATISLFERDLIQALGNYPSVIAIAAQEFSPAHVANYTYELAKLYNKFYHEVSVLKTEDVAVKGFRLRLSAATADTIARSMQLLGIQVPERM
- a CDS encoding Gfo/Idh/MocA family oxidoreductase encodes the protein MYKVGLIGFSIGGQVFHAPFIAGHPELQLYKVTARKKEHQELLRARYPQAIAVGSAIDIFDDPEIDIVVIATSNDVHYDFAKAALLAGKHVVVEKPFTNTTEQADELISIAAQKNLLLTVHHNARFHSDYKTVRKLVEEHAVGRLTNYEARYDRFRNYLREGAWREQNLPGSGIHYDLGAHLIDQALQLFGAPTSVFADLRVQRDGAEAVDDFEIILSYPALKVSLKGQMLAKLPTPRYALYGTAGCFIKPGTDPQEEMLRSGSLPHLHADWGVEQESTYGTLAVEDPVKGDNIRKIRSERGSGQDFYANVVDVLQGKGVLIVRPEQARDVIRILALCEQSWNEKSVISLAGELIAYDGI